CCACCCGGCCCGCGTCCATCACGTACACGCGGTCCGCGTTCTGGACGGTGCTCAGCCGGTGCGCGATCACGATCACGGTCTTGCCCGCCCACGCCTTTTCCAGCCGCCGCAGAACCTCAGCCTCTGCGCCTTGGTCGAGTTGGGACGTGGCCTCGTCCAGCACCAGCACGGACGGGTCCCGCACCAGCGCCCGCGCGAGCGCCAGCCGTTGCCGCTGCCCGCCGGAGAGCAGTTCGCCCATTTCTCCAACCGGGGCCTCCCAGCCCCCCGCGCGTTCGGCCACCACCGCGTCGAAGTTCGCCGCCGATGCCGACCGGCCCAGTTCCGCCCCCGTCGCCTCCGGCCGCGCCAACCGCAGGTTCTCCTCGATCGACATGTTGAACAGGTAGGGACGCTGCGCCGCCACTGAGACCTCGGCCCGCAGTTGGTCCAGCGGGTAGTCGCGGAGCGGCTTCCCGTCCAGCAGGATGACGCCTTCGGTGGGGTCCCAAGAGCGGGTCAGCAAAGACGTCAGGGTCGACTTGCCGGAGCCGGACGCGCCCACCACGGCGGTGACCTTCCCGGCGGCGGCAGTGAGGGAGACTTGCGCCAAGGCGGGCGAACTGCGGGCGGCCGCCGGATACCGGAATGTGACCCCCTCAAACCGGACTTCCGGGGCCGCCAATTGCGCCTTGGGGGTTCCTTCTGGCTCTTCCCCGAGCCCGCGACCAGTGGATTCAACGCCAACAGCCGAGGCGCGACGGACGGCCGCGGCCTGCGGCGGTCGCCCCCCGCCCTCTGACGCGCCCGGCCGACTCGCGACCGAACCGCTTCCACCACTCGGCGGGGCCGCGTCGGCCTCGCTGCCCGCCGCCGGCGGGGGTTCGTCTGCGCCGCGGGAATTGGCCGGTTGGCCAAGGGCGGGATCGTCCACCAGGGGCGCCGCGTCAGTGACCGCGAAGATGCGGCGGGCCGAGGCGTAGGCCTGTTGGAGGTCGGCGGCGAAGTCTTCCACCCCCAGGACGGGGGTGAACCCCGCCAGGGTCAGGCCCAAGGCCAGGCCGACTTGCGCCGAGGTGAGCTCGCCGCTGGTGACCACCAACAGTTCCGCGATCATGGTCAGGCCGATGACGAGGACGTTTGCCCCGCGCCGGGCGGCGTTGGCGCCGCCAATCGCTTTCATGCCCCCCGCCAGGCCTTGCGCCGCGTCTTCCATTTCCCTCAGGCGACGGTCCTCGTAACCGAAGGCGAGGACCTCGCGCACACCTTGAACCGAGTCGCGGACGTGGCCGGCCACTTGGCCGCGTGACCGGCGCAGTTCGGCGGCGCCCTTGGCGCTGGCGGCCCGGCCGATCGCCGGGGTGACCAGCCCCACCGCCGCAAAACCCACCGCCATGGGAATGGCCGCGGCCGGTCCCAGGGCGACGGCGGCGAAGGCCACCGTGCCGACTGGCACTATCACCGCCGTGACCGCCGGGGCGATCGT
The DNA window shown above is from Bifidobacteriaceae bacterium and carries:
- a CDS encoding ABC transporter ATP-binding protein/permease → MTGSEPRAAQEARRPAGQLASTSRGGRRPDESAPPDSLDGVAGQAMSPRQLRRRLLALARPILPPLALSILFRTAGLIAGIALLAVAGWAVLGAGPSSGRGDEALAWPQGSGFGAVITTLVVLSLVKGFARYLEQYCGHYVAFRVLARLRLYFYDRLAPQAPAAVEGRNTGDLLSRVTKDVDRVEVFFAHTIAPAVTAVIVPVGTVAFAAVALGPAAAIPMAVGFAAVGLVTPAIGRAASAKGAAELRRSRGQVAGHVRDSVQGVREVLAFGYEDRRLREMEDAAQGLAGGMKAIGGANAARRGANVLVIGLTMIAELLVVTSGELTSAQVGLALGLTLAGFTPVLGVEDFAADLQQAYASARRIFAVTDAAPLVDDPALGQPANSRGADEPPPAAGSEADAAPPSGGSGSVASRPGASEGGGRPPQAAAVRRASAVGVESTGRGLGEEPEGTPKAQLAAPEVRFEGVTFRYPAAARSSPALAQVSLTAAAGKVTAVVGASGSGKSTLTSLLTRSWDPTEGVILLDGKPLRDYPLDQLRAEVSVAAQRPYLFNMSIEENLRLARPEATGAELGRSASAANFDAVVAERAGGWEAPVGEMGELLSGGQRQRLALARALVRDPSVLVLDEATSQLDQGAEAEVLRRLEKAWAGKTVIVIAHRLSTVQNADRVYVMDAGRVVQQGAYAELAAVAGPFADLLAREDR